The Setaria italica strain Yugu1 chromosome IX, Setaria_italica_v2.0, whole genome shotgun sequence genome has a window encoding:
- the LOC101763088 gene encoding dirigent protein 4 gives MRSPSLLLLAILLGAAVSLQSAADTPELLGAEKTTRLRFFLHDTLSGKDPSAVLVARGEGRTPKPEDPVPFSSLYATDDLLTEGPEPGSKVVGNAQGLYISSGRGKLSLVLGMDFELTDGPFNGSAFVIYSRNTVVTHPVGRELAIVGGRGKFRMARGYALLRTHVLDNNNGDAIIEYNVTLHHH, from the coding sequence ATGAGGTCCCCatccctgctcctcctcgccatcctgcttggcgccgccgtctccctccaATCCGCCGCCGACACCCCCGAGCTGCTCGGCGCGGAGAAGACCACCCGCCTGCGTTTCTTCCTCCACGACACCCTGAGCGGGAAGGACCCGTccgccgtcctcgtcgcccGCGGCGAAGGCCGCACGCCCAAGCCCGAGGACCCGGTGCCCTTCAGCTCCCTCTACGCCACCGACGACCTGCTCACCGAGGGCCCCGAGCCGGGGTCCAAGGTGGTCGGGAACGCGCAGGGCCTGTACATCTCGTCCGGGAGGGGAAAGCTGTCGCTCGTCCTCGGCATGGACTTCGAGCTCACCGACGGGCCCTTCAACGGCAGCGCCTTCGTCATCTACTCACGGAACACGGTCGTGACGCACCCCGTCGGGAGGGAGCTCGCCATCGTCGGCGGTCGCGGCAAGTTCCGGATGGCCCGGGGATACGCCTTGCTCCGGACCCACGTCTTGGACAACAACAATGGCGACGCCATCATAGAGTACAACGTCACCCTTCATCACCATTGA
- the LOC101763493 gene encoding probable galactinol--sucrose galactosyltransferase 2 yields the protein MTVTPKITVGDGRLVAHGRTILTGVPENIVLTHASGAGLVDGAFVGATAGEAKSMHVFTFGTLRELRFMCCFRFKLWWMTQRMGTSGRDVPLETQFMLLESRPGTGGGGGDDEESGETVYLVMLPLLEGQFRAALQGNERDELEITLESGDKAVQTAQGTYMVYVHAGTNPFDTITQAVKVVERHLQTFHHREKKKLPSFVDWFGWCTWDAFYTDVTAEGVKQGLQSLAEGGTPPRFLIIDDGWQQIGSENKEESNAVVQEGAQFASRLTGIKENAKFQKNKNDGTKNTSEEQSQTPGLKLLVEEAKREHGVKYVYVWHAMAGYWGGVKPAAEGMEHYESALAYPVQSPGVMGNQPDIVMDSLSVLGLGLVHPRKVLSFYDELHAYLASCGVDGVKVDVQNIIETLGAGHGGRVSLTRAYHRALEASVARNFPDNGCISCMCHNTDMLYSARQTAVVRASDDFYPRDPASHTVHVSSVAYNTLFLGEFMQPDWDMFHSLHPAAEYHGAARAIGGCPIYVSDKPGNHNFELLKKLVLPDGSVLRAQLPGRPTRDCLFADPARDGTSLLKIWNVNKCTGVVGVFNCQGAGWCRVTKKTRVHDAAPGTLTGTVRADDVDAIADLAGTGWGGEAVVYAYRSGELIRLPKGATLPVTLKVLEFELFHVSPVRAVAATGVSFAPIGLLDMFNSGGAVEECEAPAADEATAAAVRLRVRGCGRFGAYCSRRPARCTLDAAEVEFTYDDDTGLVTLDIPVAEQELYRWTLEILV from the exons GGAGCTGCGATTCATGTGCTGCTTCCGGTTCAAGCTGTGGTGGATGACGCAGCGCATGGGCACCTCCGGCCGCGACGTCCCGCTGGAGACGCAGTTCATGCTCCTGGAGAGCCGCccgggcaccggcggcggcggcggcgacgacgaggaaaGCGGCGAGACGGTGTACCTGGtgatgctgccgctgctggagGGCCAGTTCCGCGCCGCGCTGCAGGGCAACGAGCGCGACGAGCTCGAGATCACCCTCGAGAGCG GCGACAAGGCGGTGCAGACGGCGCAGGGGACGTACATGGTGTACGTGCACGCCGGGACCAACCCCTTCGACACCATCACTCAGGCTGTCAA GGTGGTGGAGAGGCACCTGCAGACGTTCCACcacagggaaaagaaaaag CTGCCGTCGTTCGTGGACTGGTTCGGCTGGTGCACTTGGGACGCCTTCTACACCGACGTCACAGCCGAGGGCGTCAAGCAGGGACTCCAGAG CTTGGCGGAAGGCGGCACGCCACCGCGGTTCCTGATCATCGACGACGGGTGGCAGCAGATCGGCAGCGAGAACAAGGAGGAGTCCAACGCCGTCGTCCAGGAAGGCGCGCA GTTCGCCAGCAGGCTGACGGGGATCAAGGAGAACGCCAAGTTCCAGAAGAATAAGAACGACGGCACCAAGAACACCTCCGAGGAGCAGAGCCAGACCCCTGGGCTGAAGCTGCTGGTGGAGGAGGCGAAGCGCGAGCATGGCGTCAAGTACGTGTACGTGTGGCACGCCATGGCGGGTTACTGGGGCGGCGtgaagccggcggcggaggggatggAGCACTACGAGAGCGCGCTGGCGTACCCCGTCCAGTCGCCGGGGGTCATGGGCAACCAGCCGGACATCGTCATGGACTCGCTCTCTGTTCTGGGCCTGGGGCTCGTGCACCCGCGCAAGGTGCTCAGCTTCTACGACGAGCTCCACGCGTACCTGGCCTCCTGCGGCGTGGACGGCGTCAAGGTGGACGTGCAGAACATCATCGAGACCCTgggcgccggccatggcggccggGTGTCGCTGACGCGGGCGTATCACCGCGCCCTCGAGGCCTCGGTGGCGCGCAACTTCCCCGACAACGGGTGCATCTCCTGCATGTGCCACAACACCGACATGCTCTACAGCGCGCGCCAGACCGCCGTCGTGCGCGCCTCCGACGACTTCTACCCGCGCGACCCGGCGTCGCACACCGTCCACGTCTCCTCCGTCGCCTACAACACCCTCTTCCTCGGCGAGTTCATGCAGCCCGACTGGGACATGTTCCAT AGCCTGCACCCGGCGGCGGAGTaccacggcgcggcgcgggcgatcGGCGGCTGCCCGATCTACGTCAG CGACAAGCCGGGCAACCACAACTTCGAGCTGCTCAAGAAGCTCGTGCTCCCCGACGGCTCCGTGCTCCGCGCCCAGCTCCCCGGCCGCCCCACCCGCGACTGCCTCTTCGCCGACCCGGCGCGCGACGGCACCAG CCTGCTCAAGATCTGGAACGTGAACAAGTGCACGGGTGTGGTGGGCGTGTTCAACTGCCAGGGCGCCGGTTGGTGCCGCGTCACCAAGAAGACCCGGGTCCACGACGCCGCGCCGGGTACGCTCACGGGGACCGTCCGCGCCGACGACGTGGACGCGATCGCCGACCTCGCCGGCACGGGCTGGGGCGGCGAGGCCGTCGTGTACGCCTACCGGTCGGGGGAGCTCATCAGGCTGCCCAAGGGCGCCACGCTGCCGGTGACTCTCAAGGTCCTCGAGTTCGAGCTGTTCCACGTCTCCCCCGtcagggcggtggcggcgacgggcgtCTCGTTCGCGCCCATCGGGCTACTCGACATGTTCAACTCCGGCGGGGCGGTGGAGGAGTGCGAAGCCCCCGCCGCGGACGaagccacggccgccgccgtgcggcTCAGGGTCCGCGGCTGCGGCCGGTTCGGCGCCTACTGCtcgcggaggccggcgcggtgCACGCTggacgcggcggaggtggagttCACCTACGACGATGACACGGGGCTCGTCACGCTCGACATCCCCGTGGCGGAGCAGGAGCTTTACAGATGGACTCTGGAGATCCTGGTCTAG